The genomic window AAATAGTTGATGCGCTGGAAATACCTATTATGCAAAATAGCGGGAGTTAGAGATTAATTTGATGTTTTTTAAAATACAATCCAGGAGCAGCATTCATTCGAAGCTCATTCTCAGATCAGCAACGTACAACCCATTTTCATTTACGATCAGAGGGTTGATCTCAAGTTCTTTCAAATTTTCTTTCCCGTAAACCCATTCAGAAAGCGCAGATACTGAGCTCGCAAGCTTTTGAGGGTCGTAAACAGATCTGCCCCTGTACCCTGATAGAAGCTCGAATATCTTGGTTTCTTTTAGCATACTGATGGCTTCTTCAAGAGTTACCGGGCAGACGTAGTTTGAAGTTATCCTGTAGAGCTCAGTAAGTATCCCCCCGACGCCGACGCTGACGACGGCTCCGAATGATTCATCCTTTACAAAGCCTAGCCTTATTTCGTGGCCTTTTACCATCTGCTGATAGTAGATCCTGCCGTCCGGGAACTTTTTATTCAGCTCTTCAGCTGCAGCGAGAGCCTCTACGTCATTTGTAATACCAACCCTGACAGCTCCCTGTTCAGTTTTGTGGATCAGATCCGCTCTGTAAACTTTCAGCACAACCGGGTAAGGCAGACTCTTGAGATCCGTAACATCGATCCATCCCCACAGAGGTATTTTGAAACCAAATTCTTTTAAGAATTCAGAA from Desulfurella sp. includes these protein-coding regions:
- a CDS encoding acetate--CoA ligase family protein, which gives rise to MYLSIKKEIEKIKSETLSENEYDFNFDKLIEPSPQDFLNIAESYPAFAEKRVVLAEDFDDSFLNDESMLEVYRSLSENDFSNFIIIGTHYPPGITDKLPEAIKQISEKHKNFNIAVELGNTEYSEHLRNAFWQSGIPAFNSPEEASAAMAYLIKSSKIQPSWHYSVKKEPALSFEGVVINPESSEFLKEFGFKIPLWGWIDVTDLKSLPYPVVLKVYRADLIHKTEQGAVRVGITNDVEALAAAEELNKKFPDGRIYYQQMVKGHEIRLGFVKDESFGAVVSVGVGGILTELYRITSNYVCPVTLEEAISMLKETKIFELLSGYRGRSVYDPQKLASSVSALSEWVYGKENLKELEINPLIVNENGLYVADLRMSFE